A DNA window from Geovibrio ferrireducens contains the following coding sequences:
- a CDS encoding lipid-A-disaccharide synthase N-terminal domain-containing protein — protein MSFESAVIFAGIAGQAVFFSRFIVQWLNSEKEKKSVVPVSFWYLSLAGSFILLAYAVVVKDPVFIAGQSAGFIIYLRNLYFIAVEKGVKKSVFACSAAFFVIIYLSAACILAWYAPAFRPEREAAHVFMLYALGLSGQCFFFMRFFVQWLYTEKLRKSVIPVAFWYFSLSGSVLLLAYSVLVHDIVFTVGQIAGILIYLRNLYFIHKERSSAIA, from the coding sequence ATGAGCTTTGAAAGCGCTGTTATTTTTGCAGGTATTGCCGGACAGGCTGTATTCTTTTCCAGATTCATTGTTCAGTGGCTTAACTCCGAAAAAGAGAAAAAGAGCGTTGTCCCTGTCTCGTTCTGGTATCTGAGTCTGGCGGGGAGCTTTATCCTTCTGGCGTATGCCGTTGTGGTGAAGGATCCGGTTTTTATTGCCGGACAGTCTGCTGGTTTTATAATCTATCTCAGGAACCTGTATTTTATAGCTGTTGAAAAAGGTGTAAAAAAATCTGTTTTTGCCTGTTCCGCAGCTTTTTTTGTTATAATATACTTGTCAGCAGCATGCATACTGGCTTGGTATGCTCCGGCTTTCAGGCCAGAACGTGAGGCAGCCCATGTTTTTATGCTGTATGCGCTGGGCTTAAGTGGGCAGTGTTTTTTCTTCATGAGGTTTTTTGTTCAGTGGCTTTACACCGAAAAACTCAGAAAGAGCGTTATCCCTGTGGCATTCTGGTATTTCAGCCTGTCGGGGAGTGTCCTGCTTTTAGCTTATTCGGTTCTTGTGCATGATATAGTTTTTACCGTCGGTCAGATAGCCGGTATTCTGATTTATTTGAGAAATCTTTACTTTATTCATAAAGAGAGGTCATCCGCCATTGCTTAA
- a CDS encoding ArnT family glycosyltransferase, whose protein sequence is MLNERRERRYLFFVAVFVILAFITSYHMTLFESTEGRYAEIAREMLVSGNFMIPEFNGITHFHKPPLVYWLIAAGMKIFGVNALGARFFGIIFSAVALVFTRKTAYLLTRDDNTSDCAVLAAGSSLLFLSVSRIVAIDIYLTTVVIIALYVIFSAAKGSNGIFEGILFGLLLGAGFMLKGPVVLLFTVIPACAAALYNKNYRNLFNPVFFFSSLAVFLIAGLPWYLYIAAHYEGIVSYFVGYQLVERMTTEVFNRAEPWYFYFAVLFGLCPMFIYSFYGMLSERFTGRYSLWLFFFLPFIVFQVSESKLASYLAPFTPLLGILAASAVMRFRSHLPLFFGHLYMSALILTPAVSGYVLDYLQPYRLPLMLSTLVAAAVYITILGGYRFGRGFVIASAWTVLVISIPVYAIVPVVEENAKGFRLLSEASMTDKYGERIEAVCYKTFIPSVSFYRQEIVPMVLSREREIQFEKDSEYRKYYIDNENDAEEFFRNRRKVFIIAHPEDIGEAEKNYGYACTEEYKARKINLYFCGK, encoded by the coding sequence TTGCTTAACGAACGTAGAGAACGCAGGTATCTTTTTTTTGTAGCCGTCTTTGTAATCCTTGCTTTTATAACCTCATACCACATGACCCTGTTTGAATCCACAGAGGGCCGTTACGCTGAAATAGCAAGGGAAATGCTGGTGAGCGGTAATTTTATGATTCCGGAATTTAACGGCATAACCCATTTTCACAAGCCTCCTCTTGTGTACTGGCTTATAGCTGCGGGTATGAAAATTTTCGGTGTAAACGCCCTCGGCGCAAGATTTTTCGGGATTATTTTTTCGGCTGTCGCACTTGTTTTTACCAGAAAGACCGCTTACCTCCTCACAAGGGATGACAACACCTCCGACTGTGCTGTACTGGCAGCCGGCTCCAGCCTGCTGTTTTTGTCTGTTTCGAGGATTGTGGCCATTGATATTTACCTGACAACGGTGGTGATAATCGCTTTATATGTCATTTTTTCCGCTGCTAAAGGGTCAAACGGCATATTCGAGGGCATTCTGTTCGGGCTGCTGCTTGGTGCGGGTTTTATGCTTAAGGGGCCCGTTGTCCTTCTTTTTACTGTTATTCCGGCTTGCGCTGCTGCGCTTTACAATAAAAACTACCGCAATCTTTTTAATCCGGTTTTCTTTTTCTCTTCTCTGGCTGTGTTTCTCATTGCCGGTTTGCCGTGGTATCTGTACATAGCCGCTCATTATGAGGGAATAGTGTCCTATTTCGTAGGCTATCAGCTTGTTGAGCGTATGACCACAGAGGTTTTTAACCGTGCGGAGCCGTGGTATTTTTACTTTGCTGTGCTTTTCGGACTCTGTCCTATGTTCATATATTCTTTTTACGGCATGCTGAGCGAAAGGTTTACGGGCAGATATTCGCTCTGGCTCTTCTTTTTTCTGCCTTTCATAGTTTTTCAGGTTTCAGAAAGCAAGCTTGCTTCGTATCTTGCTCCGTTTACCCCGCTTCTGGGTATTCTTGCGGCTTCCGCGGTGATGAGGTTCAGATCGCACCTTCCGCTTTTTTTCGGTCATCTGTATATGTCGGCGCTTATTCTTACCCCTGCCGTTTCCGGCTATGTTCTAGACTATCTTCAGCCTTACAGGCTGCCGCTTATGCTTTCCACCCTTGTGGCTGCGGCTGTTTATATAACGATTCTCGGCGGGTACAGATTCGGGAGAGGTTTTGTCATAGCTTCTGCATGGACAGTTCTGGTAATAAGTATTCCGGTTTATGCCATAGTTCCGGTAGTTGAGGAGAATGCCAAAGGGTTCAGGCTCCTCTCGGAAGCCTCGATGACAGACAAGTACGGTGAAAGGATTGAGGCTGTATGCTACAAGACTTTTATCCCCTCGGTGAGCTTTTACCGTCAGGAAATTGTGCCCATGGTACTTTCCAGAGAGCGGGAAATCCAGTTTGAAAAGGACAGTGAGTACAGAAAGTACTATATTGATAACGAAAATGACGCTGAGGAGTTTTTCCGTAACCGCAGGAAGGTTTTTATCATTGCTCACCCGGAAGACATAGGGGAAGCGGAAAAAAACTACGGCTATGCCTGCACCGAGGAATACAAAGCCCGGAAGATTAATCTCTATTTTTGCGGAAAATAA
- a CDS encoding PAS domain S-box protein: protein MLNLKRNIFTNILISAAVPALIFIAFAVGENMRAKEKLAAGEYSGALKISASYLENYLSSRINDVTLLAETPTLKSMDWESIRPFLISETERRRGRYDSFILSPAGNRDGAFYSTKYGNPFQGGFVSIDDSSPESELLSLRDKQFWKSTVGENSSGRSVYTSVPETFYFSDEQYLITAAAIPDKNGSTAGMLAGSINMTSFTDEIEDSILHPVLSKGAVSVTITDLAGKTVYSNSKTEPENEILPLIGRMFKEKSGVISSGGSGEKRLHFFERVDSAGLVITASVPAASVFSMQRTLLTSVLPSAAAIILSSLLIAFVMYKRLERKLSALAKTINPETLTLDDKFSEMENEPEFAELAGTIRKIAETGKDCLYSSGIIASGINGMEYWLASDGGIIFISSGCYELTGYTEEELRKTPSLVDKMIYETDTEKWLTQKYGAVSVQEPLRMRLRRKNGKVIWVESTVKQVKNRQGQAEGVRGSLINIDRFVIAENMFNENEQLFRKVFIKNTAVMMLIDPVSGIIHDINNAAEKFYQTDKDRLINKSIMDFIHGKDKGFSFSLERFMHRGSVTQELPDGSLRETEIHSTLLKFKDHVQLFLIIYDITNKVELQKKISESEQLFRTLSEKVPVGIVVFSDKIHYANPMACEISGFSHRELESVSLWELVSPEQQNIVKNSCFSVTGSKGFTKKLQDIRLSRRDGVHKNIFMTISGINYEGKQAALATFTDISEIKEVQHQLERKIAAEVEKHRQQEMVFMSQSRLAAMGEMLGSIAHQWRQPLNTIGLYVQDMEDAFEHGQINPEYIRETVQKTMLQISMLSKTIDDFSGFYKPMDGRTVFSAVTAAADAARLITGRLISDKIALSLITKGTEQKTYTDITAGVLLEDNSFLVQGYLSDFKQVILTVLKNAVDSINEKKAAKDPGFAAEIIIEADRTDSEVIIRIRDNGTGIAPENIAKAFDPYFTTKEQGKGTGLGLYMSKTVIESNMNGQITLENTEDGAVLTIILPKAA from the coding sequence ATGCTTAATTTAAAAAGGAACATTTTCACGAACATACTGATTTCCGCCGCAGTTCCTGCACTCATCTTCATTGCTTTTGCAGTGGGGGAAAACATGAGAGCAAAGGAAAAGCTCGCAGCCGGGGAATATTCCGGCGCCCTGAAAATATCCGCATCATACCTTGAAAACTATCTAAGCAGCCGCATAAACGATGTAACCCTGCTGGCTGAAACCCCTACCCTGAAAAGCATGGACTGGGAGTCCATACGCCCTTTTCTTATCAGTGAAACAGAGCGCCGCAGAGGGCGGTATGACAGCTTTATATTATCCCCTGCCGGAAACAGAGACGGAGCATTTTACTCCACCAAATACGGCAACCCTTTTCAGGGCGGTTTTGTGAGCATTGACGACTCATCCCCGGAATCAGAGCTTCTCAGCCTCAGAGATAAACAGTTCTGGAAAAGCACTGTGGGTGAAAACTCTTCCGGCAGAAGTGTTTATACTTCTGTCCCCGAAACATTCTATTTTTCGGATGAGCAATACCTGATCACCGCCGCTGCAATACCGGATAAAAACGGCAGCACAGCAGGGATGCTCGCCGGAAGCATAAATATGACCTCATTTACTGATGAGATAGAAGACAGCATACTGCACCCTGTTCTGTCCAAAGGAGCAGTCAGTGTAACAATAACCGATCTGGCGGGTAAAACAGTCTACAGCAACAGCAAAACTGAACCGGAAAATGAAATACTCCCCCTAATAGGCAGAATGTTCAAGGAGAAATCCGGCGTTATAAGCTCCGGCGGGAGCGGTGAAAAGCGCCTCCACTTTTTCGAACGGGTTGACAGTGCTGGGCTGGTCATAACAGCTTCTGTCCCTGCCGCATCCGTATTTTCCATGCAGAGAACACTGCTCACCTCTGTTCTGCCTTCTGCCGCTGCAATAATTCTCAGCAGTCTTCTCATTGCCTTTGTCATGTATAAACGCCTTGAGAGGAAGCTTTCAGCCCTTGCAAAAACAATCAATCCGGAAACACTCACACTTGATGACAAATTCAGCGAAATGGAAAATGAGCCTGAGTTTGCGGAGCTTGCCGGAACCATCAGAAAAATCGCCGAAACCGGGAAGGACTGCCTTTACTCATCCGGAATAATAGCCTCCGGCATTAACGGCATGGAATACTGGCTGGCCTCTGACGGCGGCATCATATTCATATCCTCCGGGTGCTATGAACTCACGGGCTATACAGAGGAGGAACTGCGCAAGACACCCTCTCTGGTGGACAAAATGATATATGAGACAGACACAGAAAAGTGGCTGACTCAGAAATACGGCGCGGTTTCCGTTCAGGAGCCCTTACGCATGAGGCTCAGAAGGAAAAACGGTAAAGTAATCTGGGTGGAAAGCACCGTAAAACAGGTAAAAAACAGACAAGGTCAGGCGGAAGGAGTCCGCGGCTCCCTGATAAATATAGACCGTTTTGTCATAGCGGAGAATATGTTTAATGAGAACGAACAGCTTTTCAGAAAGGTTTTTATAAAAAACACCGCCGTCATGATGCTTATAGACCCGGTAAGCGGGATAATACATGATATAAATAACGCTGCCGAAAAGTTTTATCAGACAGATAAGGACAGGCTGATCAACAAAAGCATAATGGACTTCATACACGGCAAGGATAAAGGATTCAGCTTTTCCCTCGAACGCTTCATGCATCGGGGCTCCGTAACTCAGGAACTGCCGGACGGAAGCCTGAGGGAAACGGAAATACACTCCACACTTCTTAAATTCAAGGATCATGTTCAGCTTTTCCTAATCATATACGACATAACCAACAAGGTGGAGCTCCAGAAAAAAATATCCGAAAGCGAACAGCTTTTCCGTACCCTTTCCGAAAAGGTTCCCGTCGGTATTGTGGTATTCAGCGACAAAATACACTACGCCAACCCCATGGCATGCGAAATTTCCGGTTTTTCGCACAGGGAGCTCGAATCTGTGAGTCTGTGGGAGCTTGTTTCTCCGGAGCAGCAGAATATAGTTAAAAACTCATGCTTCAGCGTAACAGGCTCAAAAGGTTTCACCAAGAAGCTTCAGGACATCAGGCTCAGCCGGAGGGACGGGGTTCATAAGAATATTTTCATGACAATAAGCGGCATTAACTATGAAGGCAAACAGGCCGCCCTTGCGACCTTCACTGATATATCGGAAATAAAGGAAGTTCAGCACCAGCTTGAGCGTAAAATAGCCGCCGAGGTTGAAAAACACCGTCAGCAGGAGATGGTGTTCATGTCTCAGTCACGTCTTGCCGCAATGGGGGAAATGCTCGGATCCATTGCTCACCAGTGGCGGCAGCCGCTCAACACCATAGGCCTTTATGTGCAGGATATGGAAGATGCATTTGAGCACGGGCAGATCAACCCGGAATATATCAGGGAAACCGTGCAGAAAACCATGCTCCAGATAAGCATGCTGTCAAAGACCATTGATGATTTCAGCGGCTTCTACAAACCGATGGACGGCAGGACTGTTTTCAGCGCTGTCACAGCAGCAGCCGATGCGGCAAGGCTGATCACCGGAAGGCTTATAAGCGACAAAATAGCCCTGAGCCTCATTACAAAAGGCACAGAACAGAAAACATACACCGACATAACCGCAGGAGTGCTCCTTGAGGATAATTCGTTTCTTGTGCAGGGCTATCTCTCCGATTTCAAGCAGGTTATCCTTACTGTTCTGAAAAACGCAGTTGACTCAATCAATGAGAAAAAGGCCGCCAAAGACCCCGGCTTCGCCGCTGAAATCATAATCGAAGCGGACAGAACCGACTCTGAGGTGATCATAAGAATAAGAGACAACGGCACAGGCATAGCACCTGAAAACATTGCAAAGGCTTTTGACCCCTATTTCACCACAAAAGAACAGGGCAAGGGAACCGGGCTCGGCCTTTACATGTCCAAAACAGTAATCGAAAGCAATATGAACGGACAGATCACACTTGAAAACACCGAAGACGGTGCAGTCCTCACAATCATCCTTCCCAAAGCCGCCTGA
- the rsfS gene encoding ribosome silencing factor, with protein MAEDTLLRDILKYLDDKKAEHIEIYKIAEKSSLADFLVIATANSNTHANSLADFILHELKGKKVEPQALDGYRVSKWICIDFGYILLNIMCEDERNYYNLEAIWGGCSKIDASQFIEAPQK; from the coding sequence ATGGCTGAGGACACACTCTTAAGAGACATATTAAAATACCTTGACGACAAAAAGGCGGAGCACATCGAGATTTACAAAATCGCAGAGAAAAGCTCTCTGGCGGATTTTCTTGTGATTGCCACCGCAAACTCAAACACACACGCAAACTCTCTGGCGGATTTCATTCTCCATGAGCTGAAAGGCAAAAAAGTTGAGCCTCAGGCGCTTGACGGCTACAGAGTTTCAAAATGGATCTGCATAGATTTTGGCTACATCCTTCTGAATATCATGTGCGAGGATGAGAGAAATTATTACAATCTTGAAGCTATCTGGGGCGGATGCTCAAAAATAGACGCTTCGCAGTTTATCGAGGCTCCGCAGAAATAA
- a CDS encoding ammonium transporter yields MKILAGVLTLLLSVTAFAGEGEINSGDTAWVLTSAALVLFMLPGLAMFYGGMVRTKNALNTMMFSFIAMAVIGIQWVLIGFSIAFGDSGSSVWGSFQYALMGGSFASELSGTIPLSVFAMFQGMFAIITCALISGAVVERMKFSAFIVFIAVWATIVYAPIAHWVWGAGGWLLERGALDFAGGTVVHFSSGTAALALAIVLGNRKDFMKSATIPHNVGYTLIGAGILWFGWFGFNAGSALSAGEGAGVAFVNTLAAPGAAGLGWLLMEALKSKPSGIGLASGIVAGLVAITPAAGFVEPWAAIIIGFVAGILCFYGCRLKFIFKLDESLDVFGIHGIGGFWGAIATGIFATVGAEGLIKGNAYQVWLQFEGVMAAGIYSFVLSLVIALIIKYTMGIRASAEAETEGLDISLHGEHVIKL; encoded by the coding sequence ATGAAAATTTTAGCAGGTGTATTAACACTTCTTTTATCTGTAACGGCATTTGCGGGCGAAGGCGAAATCAATTCGGGCGATACTGCGTGGGTTCTCACGTCTGCGGCACTTGTTTTGTTTATGCTGCCCGGTCTTGCAATGTTTTACGGCGGTATGGTGCGTACAAAAAACGCCCTTAACACCATGATGTTTTCCTTTATAGCAATGGCGGTTATCGGCATTCAGTGGGTTCTCATAGGCTTTTCCATAGCCTTCGGCGACAGCGGTTCTTCCGTTTGGGGAAGCTTCCAGTATGCACTCATGGGCGGATCATTTGCGAGCGAGCTCAGCGGAACAATTCCGCTTTCAGTATTCGCCATGTTTCAGGGTATGTTCGCCATCATCACCTGCGCTCTGATAAGCGGAGCAGTTGTGGAAAGGATGAAGTTTTCCGCATTCATAGTCTTCATAGCTGTTTGGGCGACAATAGTTTATGCTCCCATTGCCCACTGGGTCTGGGGTGCGGGCGGCTGGCTCCTTGAAAGAGGCGCGCTTGACTTCGCGGGCGGAACCGTTGTTCACTTCTCATCCGGTACTGCGGCACTCGCACTGGCAATAGTTCTCGGCAACAGAAAGGACTTCATGAAGAGCGCAACAATTCCCCACAACGTCGGCTACACACTGATCGGCGCGGGAATACTCTGGTTCGGCTGGTTCGGTTTCAACGCAGGAAGTGCACTCAGCGCAGGTGAAGGCGCAGGCGTTGCTTTCGTGAACACTCTTGCTGCTCCCGGTGCGGCCGGTCTCGGCTGGCTCCTTATGGAAGCCCTTAAATCAAAACCCAGCGGTATAGGTCTCGCATCAGGCATAGTTGCTGGTCTCGTTGCCATAACTCCCGCAGCGGGCTTTGTTGAACCCTGGGCAGCCATAATAATCGGCTTCGTGGCAGGCATACTCTGCTTCTACGGATGCAGACTTAAATTCATCTTCAAACTTGACGAGTCTCTGGATGTTTTCGGCATACACGGCATAGGCGGCTTCTGGGGCGCAATAGCCACAGGTATCTTCGCCACTGTCGGTGCGGAAGGCCTCATAAAAGGGAATGCTTACCAGGTATGGCTCCAGTTTGAAGGCGTAATGGCAGCGGGCATATACTCTTTTGTACTCAGCCTTGTGATAGCACTGATAATAAAATATACAATGGGAATCAGAGCATCTGCCGAAGCTGAGACCGAAGGTCTTGACATCAGTCTCCACGGCGAACATGTAATAAAACTTTAA
- a CDS encoding menaquinone biosynthetic enzyme MqnA/MqnD family protein, with amino-acid sequence MLVIGQIDYANVYPIFHQLNKHKEYKFVKGVPSYLNTALREGVIDLSPCSSIEYAKSFEDYILIPGISISSTDRVKSVMLYSDVPIEELKGRKVFLTGESGTSVVLFRILVSEMYGFQPEFTDQQEGADGKVLIGDKALFELYNGQNKYIYDLCTLWNAFTGLPFVFALWIARKESVAAKRADFELFASQLEEIKKDSKSNLAALLDHYSMKGLTSYQIIDYWETMDYSLSDRHVQGLLRFYSYARKYGAIKEVPPINFFV; translated from the coding sequence ATGCTTGTAATCGGGCAGATAGACTATGCAAATGTCTACCCCATTTTTCATCAGCTTAACAAACACAAGGAATACAAGTTCGTAAAAGGGGTTCCCTCCTATCTCAACACGGCTCTCAGGGAAGGGGTGATAGACCTTTCACCGTGCAGCAGCATCGAATACGCCAAGTCATTTGAGGATTACATCCTCATTCCCGGAATTTCAATCAGCAGCACCGACAGGGTTAAGAGTGTAATGCTTTACTCTGATGTGCCTATTGAAGAACTGAAGGGGCGCAAGGTCTTCCTCACCGGGGAATCAGGCACAAGCGTTGTCCTGTTCAGGATTCTGGTTAGCGAGATGTACGGCTTTCAGCCGGAATTTACCGACCAGCAGGAAGGGGCGGACGGAAAGGTGCTCATCGGGGATAAGGCGCTTTTTGAGCTGTATAACGGGCAGAATAAGTATATCTATGACCTTTGCACCCTCTGGAACGCTTTCACGGGTCTGCCGTTCGTTTTTGCCCTCTGGATAGCCAGAAAGGAATCTGTGGCCGCAAAAAGGGCGGATTTCGAGCTGTTCGCCTCTCAGCTTGAGGAGATTAAGAAGGACAGCAAGTCAAACCTCGCCGCTCTTCTGGATCATTATTCAATGAAAGGGCTTACCTCTTACCAGATTATTGATTACTGGGAGACGATGGACTACAGCCTGTCTGACAGGCATGTTCAGGGGCTTCTGCGCTTCTACAGCTACGCCCGTAAATACGGGGCGATTAAGGAAGTACCGCCGATCAATTTCTTTGTCTGA
- a CDS encoding tRNA (cytidine(34)-2'-O)-methyltransferase — protein sequence MLKNRRFAVYRGSAEISPMIKIALIEPEIPQNTGNIGRICVGADCELLLVGKLGFSMDDKYMKRAGLDYWEKVRLQRIDTLSEFFNKYNTPEYTLAFLSKKAEKIYTEIPAKNDGSLVLVFGKETVGLPEEILTKYAERSYRIPTTGNVRSLNIANTVSIVTFDVLRRLDFAGLERKICL from the coding sequence ATGCTCAAAAATAGACGCTTCGCAGTTTATCGAGGCTCCGCAGAAATAAGCCCGATGATCAAAATCGCCCTCATCGAACCTGAAATACCACAGAATACAGGCAACATAGGCAGGATATGCGTGGGAGCGGACTGCGAACTGCTCCTTGTGGGAAAGCTCGGTTTTTCCATGGATGACAAATACATGAAAAGAGCCGGGCTGGACTACTGGGAAAAAGTGCGTCTGCAGCGCATTGATACTCTTAGTGAATTTTTTAACAAATACAATACTCCCGAATACACCCTTGCATTTCTCTCTAAAAAGGCAGAAAAGATCTACACGGAAATACCCGCAAAAAATGACGGAAGCCTTGTGCTCGTCTTCGGAAAGGAGACAGTGGGGCTGCCGGAAGAAATCCTGACGAAGTACGCTGAGAGAAGCTACCGCATACCCACCACGGGCAATGTGCGCAGCCTGAACATAGCAAATACTGTCTCCATAGTCACTTTCGATGTACTCAGGAGGCTGGACTTCGCAGGGCTGGAGAGGAAAATATGCTTGTAA
- a CDS encoding glutamate-5-semialdehyde dehydrogenase → MKELFEKARSTSYKLMNLNTKVKNEALAAIARKLDENRELIKSENEKDLKAGREAGLSSALIDRLRLDDKAVNSMIKAVNEIKEQTDPVGSVVDGYKRPNGLYITKVRVPLGVVGIIYESRPNVTIDAAALCLKSGNVSILRGGKEAIHSNTCLGRIMEEALKEAGLPDGTVNIVPDTDRARVMEMLQAKGYIDIIIPRGGAELIKFCSENAHVPLVKHDAGICHVYVDRDADIQKALKIVRNAKVQRPGVCNAAETLLVHEDAAGAFLPAFAELTQKDGLELRGCGRTLSFIDVKPATDADWSTEYLDLILSVKVVSSMEEALKHINRYGSGHSEAIITENYTSARQFMDRADASAVFVNASTRFNDGGEFGLGAEIGISTQKLHCRGPMGAFDLTTTKYQVYGDGHIRE, encoded by the coding sequence ATGAAGGAACTTTTTGAAAAAGCCAGAAGCACTTCCTATAAGCTGATGAACCTGAACACCAAAGTCAAAAATGAAGCTCTGGCTGCCATAGCCCGTAAGCTTGACGAAAACCGCGAACTGATAAAATCCGAAAACGAAAAAGACCTCAAGGCCGGACGTGAAGCCGGACTGAGCTCCGCCCTTATTGACAGGCTCAGGCTGGATGACAAGGCTGTGAACTCCATGATAAAGGCTGTAAATGAGATAAAAGAGCAGACCGACCCCGTGGGCTCAGTTGTGGACGGCTACAAACGCCCCAACGGGCTTTATATAACCAAAGTGCGCGTTCCTCTCGGCGTTGTCGGGATCATATACGAATCCAGACCGAATGTTACAATAGATGCTGCCGCTCTCTGCCTTAAATCGGGCAATGTCTCGATTCTCAGAGGCGGAAAAGAGGCTATTCATTCAAACACCTGCCTCGGCAGAATAATGGAGGAGGCTCTGAAAGAAGCGGGGCTCCCCGACGGAACGGTTAATATAGTTCCGGACACTGACAGGGCGCGGGTAATGGAAATGCTTCAGGCTAAAGGATATATAGACATAATCATCCCCAGAGGCGGCGCGGAGCTGATTAAGTTCTGCTCTGAAAACGCCCATGTGCCCCTTGTTAAGCACGATGCGGGCATCTGCCATGTTTATGTGGACAGGGATGCGGATATACAGAAGGCGCTCAAAATAGTCCGTAACGCCAAGGTTCAGCGTCCGGGCGTGTGCAATGCAGCGGAGACTCTTCTTGTGCATGAGGATGCGGCGGGAGCGTTTCTCCCCGCGTTTGCGGAGCTTACGCAGAAGGACGGGCTGGAACTGAGAGGCTGCGGAAGGACACTGAGCTTCATAGATGTCAAGCCTGCCACGGATGCGGACTGGAGTACGGAGTACCTCGATCTGATTCTGTCGGTTAAGGTTGTTTCGTCCATGGAAGAGGCGCTTAAACATATAAACAGATACGGCTCCGGTCATTCGGAAGCGATTATTACCGAAAACTACACAAGCGCAAGACAGTTCATGGACAGGGCGGACGCTTCTGCCGTATTCGTGAACGCATCAACAAGATTCAACGACGGCGGGGAGTTCGGACTTGGGGCCGAGATAGGCATCAGCACGCAGAAACTTCACTGCCGTGGGCCTATGGGCGCTTTCGACCTGACAACAACAAAATATCAGGTTTACGGCGACGGCCACATCCGGGAATAA
- the nadD gene encoding nicotinate-nucleotide adenylyltransferase yields MRLGLFGGTFNPIHLGHVTLAGNVFRDFRLDRLLLIPSSISPHKKDKGVISPELRYEMVQLVAEKLGAGFEVSDFEVNSPEVSYTYKTLKKFRTDYPDAEIFFIAGTDIFATIESWQYWRDLFGLSNFIVVNRSSVSFDELMSRIPVSLHERVVAPAGFKGEKYGRIILYEMPEIDISSTEIRDMLDAEYRKANLPEDVYEFIRTNNLYRRANG; encoded by the coding sequence ATGCGTCTGGGGCTTTTCGGCGGTACATTCAACCCTATACATCTGGGACACGTTACTCTTGCGGGCAATGTTTTCAGGGATTTCAGGCTGGACAGGCTTCTGTTAATCCCATCCAGCATATCACCCCATAAAAAGGACAAGGGTGTAATCTCCCCTGAGCTCAGGTATGAGATGGTTCAGCTTGTGGCGGAGAAACTGGGAGCAGGTTTCGAGGTTTCCGATTTTGAAGTAAATTCGCCGGAAGTGTCTTATACATATAAAACCCTGAAAAAATTCAGAACAGATTATCCTGATGCGGAGATATTCTTCATTGCAGGTACTGATATATTTGCTACCATAGAGTCATGGCAGTACTGGCGGGATCTCTTCGGTCTCTCCAATTTCATAGTGGTGAACAGGTCATCGGTGAGCTTTGATGAACTGATGAGCCGCATTCCCGTTTCCCTGCATGAAAGGGTGGTTGCTCCGGCAGGTTTCAAAGGGGAAAAATACGGCAGGATAATCCTTTACGAAATGCCGGAGATAGATATATCCAGCACGGAGATAAGGGACATGCTGGACGCTGAATACCGGAAGGCGAACCTGCCGGAAGACGTTTACGAGTTTATACGCACAAACAATTTATACAGGAGAGCCAATGGCTGA